Below is a genomic region from Verrucomicrobiota bacterium JB022.
GGCTGAGCCTTTGCAGGGCCAGGCTTGGGGGCGCCCGCTCCGGGGGCACTGGGCTTCGCCCCGCGTTCGTCCCGCCGGCCAAGGATCATGAGCGTCAGCGCTTCGATGTTTTCCCGCATCGAGGCCGCTTGTGCCTGGAGTTCATGCGCGGCAGCCGAAGATTCTTCGGCCACGGCGGCAGTGGATTGCGTGGCTTCGCTGGCTTGAGCGACCGCGCGGTTGATCTCGTCGGCTCCTCGTGCCTGTTCGGTCGAAGCGGAGGCGATGCCGCCGATCAGGCCGCCCACTTCGTTTACGTGCTGGCGGATGCGGTCGAAATCGCCGCTGACGGCCTCAACCAGCCGGGAGCCTAGCTGGCTCTTGTTGGCAGCATCTTCGATCAGCCCCGAGGTGGAGCGGGAGGCTTCGCTGGCCCGCTGCGCCAGGCTACGCACCTCATCGGCCACGACGGCAAAACCGGCCCCGGCCTCTCCGGCGCGCGCGGCCTCGACGGCGGCGTTGAGCGCGAGGATGTTGGTCTGGAAGGCGATCTCGTCGATGGTCTTGATGATCTTTTGCGTCTGATTGCTCGCGTCCTTGATCTCGCCCATCGAGGTCGTCAACTGCACGATGTTCTGGCCCGCGTTGTTGAGGGTCTTGAGGGCATCGTCCATCAAGTGGGCGGCGGAGCTGGCGTTGTCCGAATTCTGGCGCGTCATGGAGGCAAACTCCTCCACGCTGGAAGAGGTCTGCGTGAGGCTGGCCGCCATCTCCGAAGCGCTCTCGGCCTGGCGCTCGCCTACGGCAGAAACTTGATGCGAGGCGGAATTGACTTCCGAAGCGGCGGCGCGCAGCGAGCTGGAAATGCGCGAAATGCCGCGCACCGTGGAGGCGATGATCACCGTGGTGATGCCTGCCAGCACGAGGATGCAGGCGATCGCAATGCCGACCGACCAGTAGAGCGTGCGGTTGGCCTCGGCCAGGACGACTCCGCTGGGGATGGTGACGCCCATGGCCCAGAGTTCCGGCTGCCCCCGCAACTTCAGGGGCATGAACACGCCAATTTGCGGTTCGCCGTCCAGCTCGGTGGTCAGGAACACGCGCTCGCCGTCGGAGACCCGCGCCATCACGCCATCGGCACTGGCAGCATCAAGGGGCGTGCCTACTTTTGAAAAATCGGGGTGGCCCACGAGGTTGCCGCTGGGCGTGGCCATCATCACCTGTCCTACGTCCATCGGCTTGAGCTTGGCCGCCTGCGCGGAAATATCCGAGAGGTTGAGGTCGACCCCTGCCACCCCCACCGCCTTGCCGTCTACATGGATCGGCAGGCAGACGGATGTGATGAAGACTTCCTTGCCGCCGACGGCATACATGTAGGGCTCGATCACCACTTGCCGCTCTTCGTGCAGCGGCTTGAGGTAGTAGTCGCCCGCGCCTTCGACCGTATAGTCGATCAGCGGCTCGGCCGAGATCTTCCCATCGGCGCGGAAGACGTAGGGCACAAAGCGTCCGGTGCTGTCGTGGTAAGGTGCCACCTCGCGAAATGCCTCGTCCTGGCCGTCGAACGCGTTGGGCTCGAAACAGACCCAGGTCGCCAGTAACTCCGAATTACCCTCCAGGATGCGCGCCAAGGTGGCGACCACCTCTTCGCGCGAGAGCTGCGCCTTGCCCGCCATCAAGCCTTCCAGCACATGGGCCATGTTTTGCGACACGACCAGACCATCGTCGAGCACTGCGCTCAGCTGAGCCCCGTATAGCGCCCCCGATTGCGCGGCAAGCTCTTGCGCGTTATGACGGGCTGCCGAGTAAGACCGGTAGCCAAGAAATGCAATCGACAATGCGAATGCAACTGCGGTGGAAAATGCAACGGAATAGACCAGCCGCTGCGAGAGGCTCAGCCTTCCAAAAAATCGTTTGACCATGATCTGGAACCAGTTAAGGGATTTTTATAGCCCTTATTTCGGTCAAAAATGGGCAGGGTTTAGCCGCGTGTTTTTCCAAGCGCCTGCATAGCACCGTCAGGCTGCGGCAGGCAGGCGTGGGCCCGAAGTCCCGTCGCACAGAGGTTCATCGTCGAAAAAGTGCACAAAAAAGCCCGGAGTCTTCGAAAGGCCGGGCTTACACGTGGTGGCTGAAGGGAAAATTGGGGTGGCTGACCGGATTTGAACCGGCGACCCTCGGTACCACAAACCGATGCTCTAACCAGCTGAGCTACAACCACCGTCTTGAAAGATACGAGTAAGCCGAATGTGCGGCAGACCGTCAAGGGCAAAAAGGCAGCCAGAGTCATTTTTTCGCAAAGCAGGCATGAGCACGGGATGGTGACGCTGCAAGAAGACCCACCTTCCAGCATTGCACAATCGAGGGTGCTGACTATGCTGCACGGTCGATCTCCAGCGCCGAACTCACTGGCCCATCCCGATATCCGCATTATGAAGCATCCCCTGTTCTCCTGGTTGACGCAGCGCGCCGCTGGCGCCCTCTTGCACCCAACGGCCCTGCCCTCCGAGCAGGGCGTAGGCGTGTTGGGCGGGGCCGCCTACGAATTCATCGACCTGCTGCGGGCCGCCCGCATGACGTATTGGCAGGTGCTGCCGCTGGGGCCCACGGGGTATGGGGATTCTCCCTACCAGTCTTTTTCCGCCTTTGCCGGTAATCCCTACCTGATCGACCTGCAGGCGCTGGTCGAGAACGGCCTGCTGAAGACCGAGGAACTCCAGCCGCTGCGGGAGCTACCGCGCGGTCGGGTGGACTACGCTGGGCTCTACGAGCGCAAGTGGTCGATCCTGAGCCTGGCTTACGAACGGTTCAAGGGCCAGCATTCCGACACCGTTGCCGACTACGGCTCGTTTGACGCCTTCTGCGACGCGCAGGGCGATTGGCTCCAGCCGTTTGCGGAGTTCATGGCGGTCAAGGCGCACTTCGGCGGTCGCTTCTGGGGCGAGTGGCCGGAGCATATCCGCCAGCGCCCCCAGAATGGCGATCACGATCTCTTGCGGGAGCTGAAGGACTCGATCCGCGCACACCAGTTTTACCAATACCTCTTCTTCGGCCAGTGGAAGAACCTGAAGCGCTACGCCAACGACCATGGGGTGCAGATCGTGGGCGATGCTCCGATCTTCGTCGCGCTCGACAGCGCAGACGTGTGGAGCAACCCCGACCAGTTTGAGCTGCGCACCGATGGTCGGCCGGCATGCGTCGCCGGAGTCCCGCCAGACTACTTCTCCCCCACCGGTCAGCTCTGGGGCAACCCCTTGTATGCGTGGGACCGTATGCGTGCCGATGGCTACAGCTGGTGGCTGAGCCGCCTAGAGCGCAACCTGCAGACTTTCGACGTGCTGCGCCTCGACCACTTCCGTGGTTTTTACGACTACTGGGCCATCCCCTCCGAGGCCAAGGATGCCCGCAGCGGCGAGTGGCGCAAGGGCCCGGCGCTCGACCTCTTCCGCACGCTGCACCGCCACTTCCCGCAGGCGCAGATCATTGCCGAAGACTTGGGCGACCTCAGCCAAGCGGTGTTCGACTTCCGCGACCAGACGGGGCTGCCCGGCATGGCGATCCTCCACTTCGCCTTTGGCGGCGAGGGCGACAACCTCTACCTGCCCCACAACCTGCAGCCCAACAGCGTGATCTACCCGGGCGTGCACGACAACGACACGACCAAGGGCTGGTACCACAGCGCGCCGGAGCAGGCCAAAGACCACGTGCGCCGTTACTTGCGCGTGAGCGGCGAAGATATCGCCTGGGACCTCGTGCGCACGTCCTACGCCTCCGTCAGCCGCCTTGCGATCATCCAGGTGCAGGATCTCCTGAGCCTGGGCACGGAGGCCCGCTTCAACACGCCGGGCACCGCCATGGGCAACTGGCAATGGCGCCTGCAGGACGACCAGATGGGGCAGCTGCATGGGCATGCACCCTATCTGAAGGAAATCGCCGAACTCTATTACCGGTAAAAACCGTTCGCCTCATTCCGGTTGAATTCCCAACCGGATTGGGGTTGCTTGTCGCGTGGAGAAAAAGACCCGCAAGAGATTTCGCTGGGTGGGCGGCGGCCTCGGGCTGATCGGCCTGTTGATCCTGGCCCTGCTCGGCGCGCACCCGTGGCTGATCGAGTGGCTCACCCCCTGGGCGCTGGAGAAGGCTGGCTTGCAGGCCGATTCCGTGAGCGTGCAGGGCTACCGTGCGCTGCGCCTCCAAGGCGTCGAAGGCACCGTCTCCGGCTATCGGATCGAGGGCGAAACGGCGGAGGTGCCCCTGCTCTTCCCGTATGGTTCGTTCTTCCTCGCCGACGAGGGTGAAAAGACGGATGACGTGCTGATCCAGCTGCGCGGGTGGTCGGTGGCAAAAGTCGAACCGCCCAAGGATGACGACCCCGACCAGGAGCGCTCCACCCCCCGCCGCGTAGCGCGTCTGATCGACCAGTTGATGCCGCGCCTGCAGCAGTATCTGCCCGGCACCCAGCTCGAAAACATCCGCTATGCGGGCTACGAAAGCTCGTGGCAGGTGAGGGTGCAGCAGGCCCAATGGCAACCGGTCGCAGAGGCTTTGCAGGCCGAAGGCACTTTCGTCCGCAACGAAGAGGAGCATCCCTTTACCGTGGGCATCGACCGGGGGGAGCGCTGGACTTACGCGCTGAACTTTGCGAGCCCCAATCCCTCGATTCGCCTTGAGGGCAGCGCCACGCTGGCCCCGACCGGCTGGCAGGTAGCGCTCGACGGCAACCTCTACGGCGGCCCCACCGAGATTTCGGCTCAACTGCCGGAAAGTGCGTGGCTGCCCAGCGCCGCTCATCTTGCCTGGCAAAACCCGAGCGAAGAGATCGTCGCGCTGACCTCTCGTGGCGTCGAGCTGGAGCAAGGGCAGTTGCAACTGGATTGGGATGGCACGCGCTGGGCCGTAAACACCCAAGGCAACGGCACCTACACGCGCGAAGATCGCGAGCCGACGCCGTGGGAGCTGCTGCTGGTCGCGGAATCCCCCGGCGCCCCCACCCTGCAGATCCAGCAGCTGGAAGTGGAGACACAGTGGGCGGATGCACAGCTGCGCAGCCCCGTGTCGCTGAACTGGCAGACGTACGAGCTGGATGCGCCCGCCCAACTCCGCGCCCGCGTGCCCCTGCAGCCTTACATGAAAGAAGGCGAATGGCCGCCCCTGCTGGTCAACCTGCGGGCCCGGCCGTTGCGGCGGGCGCAAGGTCTGGAATACCGGGCGGACTTCCACCTGCCTGATAATGCCTCTCTGCCCGGCCACGTGCAGCTGAATGGCACTTTTGAACAAGGCCAACTGGTGCTCGAAGCCCTGCAGGCCGATTTGCAGGACGTAGGCACCTTGAGCGGCCATGCCCGAGCCAAGCGGGGCGAAGAGGGCTTTGAGCTGGAGCAGGTGCAACTGGGCTGGGACTTCGATGGCGAGGCCTTGCGCGCCCGCGTCCCTCAGCTTGAAAAGGTGATTTTCACCCGCACGACAGGGCAGATCAATGGCCAAGGCGCGTGGCCCGACTTCCAATATGAAGGCGAAGTGCAGCTCAGCCAGCTCGATGTGGCGCAGGTGCCGCCGCTGGATGTGAATCTGGAACTGCAGGGGCGCGGCATGGAGCAGGTGTCGCTGCAGCCGGAGATCCTCCGAGATGAGGCCAACCGCGTGCAACTGGCGGTGCAGGTGCAGCGCTCGGCCCAACAACTGGGCGTGCAGGTGCAACAACTCCAATGGCACCACGGCAGCGCAACCGTGCAACTGGCGGAGCCTTTTAGCGTCAGCCTGCCACAAGGGGACGACTTTCGCGTGAACTGGACGGCCGCCCGCCTGACCGGCCCGGAAACGGCACCGGGCTTGAACTGGGAGGCCGGGAAGTGGTCGACGGCCAACGGTGGCAACCTGAAGCTGTCGCTCGACCGCTGGGTGGGCGACTGGTTGCAGCCTTGGCTCGAAGCCGAACTGCCGCGGGCGGGCGTCGAACGGCTGGCGGTCGACCTGCGAACCGAAGACGACTCGGTGGTGGGTAAGCTGCAGGCCGCCGGCACCTATTACATCGAGGAGCAAGATGTGCCCGTGCGCGCGCAGATCCAGCTGCAGCCGGGCTTGGCTGTCTTCGACTCCCTCCAGGTGGGCTTGGCGGAGCGCCCCATCCTCAATGCCCAAGGCTCCCTGCCCTTCAGCCTCGGCTACGCGGAGCGGAAGTTCAGCTACGAGCTGCAGACGGAGGCCGGCTTTGAATTTCGCCTCGACTTGAACCTCGACCGCCCCCGGGTGCGTCGGGTGCTGGAGCCGCTGGGGATCGTGCTGGGCGGGGCCGATGCCACGATCGACCTGGAGGGCAGCATCGCCGCACCGGTCGGCCAGATCCGCCTGCGCGCGCAGACGATCGACTACGACCATGCGAGCCTGAAAGAGCCCATCCGCCTCGACGACCTGAACCTAAATGCGCGCATCCGCGAAAACGCGATCGATGTGCCGCTGCTCGCATTTAC
It encodes:
- a CDS encoding methyl-accepting chemotaxis protein, encoding MVKRFFGRLSLSQRLVYSVAFSTAVAFALSIAFLGYRSYSAARHNAQELAAQSGALYGAQLSAVLDDGLVVSQNMAHVLEGLMAGKAQLSREEVVATLARILEGNSELLATWVCFEPNAFDGQDEAFREVAPYHDSTGRFVPYVFRADGKISAEPLIDYTVEGAGDYYLKPLHEERQVVIEPYMYAVGGKEVFITSVCLPIHVDGKAVGVAGVDLNLSDISAQAAKLKPMDVGQVMMATPSGNLVGHPDFSKVGTPLDAASADGVMARVSDGERVFLTTELDGEPQIGVFMPLKLRGQPELWAMGVTIPSGVVLAEANRTLYWSVGIAIACILVLAGITTVIIASTVRGISRISSSLRAAASEVNSASHQVSAVGERQAESASEMAASLTQTSSSVEEFASMTRQNSDNASSAAHLMDDALKTLNNAGQNIVQLTTSMGEIKDASNQTQKIIKTIDEIAFQTNILALNAAVEAARAGEAGAGFAVVADEVRSLAQRASEASRSTSGLIEDAANKSQLGSRLVEAVSGDFDRIRQHVNEVGGLIGGIASASTEQARGADEINRAVAQASEATQSTAAVAEESSAAAHELQAQAASMRENIEALTLMILGRRDERGAKPSAPGAGAPKPGPAKAQPRQEEAREEELEIEEEAEKDPYSFFGGRS
- the malQ gene encoding 4-alpha-glucanotransferase; the encoded protein is MKHPLFSWLTQRAAGALLHPTALPSEQGVGVLGGAAYEFIDLLRAARMTYWQVLPLGPTGYGDSPYQSFSAFAGNPYLIDLQALVENGLLKTEELQPLRELPRGRVDYAGLYERKWSILSLAYERFKGQHSDTVADYGSFDAFCDAQGDWLQPFAEFMAVKAHFGGRFWGEWPEHIRQRPQNGDHDLLRELKDSIRAHQFYQYLFFGQWKNLKRYANDHGVQIVGDAPIFVALDSADVWSNPDQFELRTDGRPACVAGVPPDYFSPTGQLWGNPLYAWDRMRADGYSWWLSRLERNLQTFDVLRLDHFRGFYDYWAIPSEAKDARSGEWRKGPALDLFRTLHRHFPQAQIIAEDLGDLSQAVFDFRDQTGLPGMAILHFAFGGEGDNLYLPHNLQPNSVIYPGVHDNDTTKGWYHSAPEQAKDHVRRYLRVSGEDIAWDLVRTSYASVSRLAIIQVQDLLSLGTEARFNTPGTAMGNWQWRLQDDQMGQLHGHAPYLKEIAELYYR
- a CDS encoding translocation/assembly module TamB domain-containing protein; translation: MEKKTRKRFRWVGGGLGLIGLLILALLGAHPWLIEWLTPWALEKAGLQADSVSVQGYRALRLQGVEGTVSGYRIEGETAEVPLLFPYGSFFLADEGEKTDDVLIQLRGWSVAKVEPPKDDDPDQERSTPRRVARLIDQLMPRLQQYLPGTQLENIRYAGYESSWQVRVQQAQWQPVAEALQAEGTFVRNEEEHPFTVGIDRGERWTYALNFASPNPSIRLEGSATLAPTGWQVALDGNLYGGPTEISAQLPESAWLPSAAHLAWQNPSEEIVALTSRGVELEQGQLQLDWDGTRWAVNTQGNGTYTREDREPTPWELLLVAESPGAPTLQIQQLEVETQWADAQLRSPVSLNWQTYELDAPAQLRARVPLQPYMKEGEWPPLLVNLRARPLRRAQGLEYRADFHLPDNASLPGHVQLNGTFEQGQLVLEALQADLQDVGTLSGHARAKRGEEGFELEQVQLGWDFDGEALRARVPQLEKVIFTRTTGQINGQGAWPDFQYEGEVQLSQLDVAQVPPLDVNLELQGRGMEQVSLQPEILRDEANRVQLAVQVQRSAQQLGVQVQQLQWHHGSATVQLAEPFSVSLPQGDDFRVNWTAARLTGPETAPGLNWEAGKWSTANGGNLKLSLDRWVGDWLQPWLEAELPRAGVERLAVDLRTEDDSVVGKLQAAGTYYIEEQDVPVRAQIQLQPGLAVFDSLQVGLAERPILNAQGSLPFSLGYAERKFSYELQTEAGFEFRLDLNLDRPRVRRVLEPLGIVLGGADATIDLEGSIAAPVGQIRLRAQTIDYDHASLKEPIRLDDLNLNARIRENAIDVPLLAFTLRQYNGDYVRMSLRARNFSLPEIIQHPGEAQWQEIDYLADIERLPVAALMPVANQILQPQGSLSGEVRWRGQSFRPGTLDFENLAFKPMGGGLTLRSFGGQLGLDGRTVTLNDVSGQWSGQPLRFGGHLNFDNLQAPKGELTLQGDRLELVRQAGLLLRGDIDVKANIQNGLQQVGIAGGVTLHDSMLLRDMRDLLRSGPASAASKPPFFAVAAKPYHAWTLDLDIRGDQFMRIQAPFVSGELSADLHLEGTLGDPRLIGDIPLQPGAVRFPFAKIPLETAAARITLEDPSTVKLEASGQGYSFGYDVQLSVSGTMTEPELRLSSTPPLSEESILVMLTTGSVPSGSSSGEGSNGLQRAGSLAYYVGQDLFSPLFQSGGSERIRIMQGGSLSQFGQRTTAVEFSLSDGFSLIGEYDEYGDYNIDVKWDIFER